The Anastrepha obliqua isolate idAnaObli1 chromosome 5, idAnaObli1_1.0, whole genome shotgun sequence DNA window TACCGCAAGTACTCACTCCAAAATCAATGATAGTAACGACAGCGTTCTCCATTCTGGTTGGCATTTGTGCGTACTACTACAAAAATCAGTATCTGTCGGCGGGAGTTAGTTGAGTAAGCATTTACATGCAGCCAAGCCAAAACCATGCGCTGCGGCATGCGACAACCCCCATTTGTAACTGGATGATCGGCTTTTCATTTtactaaatgcaaaaaatattgtaataaaaaattttaaccatTCATATCCATGGCTGGAAAAATACGTTCACTACATTATACTATAAGTTTTTCATTGCTCTTCTAAGCTGGAATTTTAAGGGTACTTTTTTGGTTTCATAGTAgttaatttatgtatattgaTAAGAATATTGTTATGCATTGTATTTGTTATTTACGAATGGCTTTAAGTGATTAAGAGCATCACATCTAGTATGAAGCGGTGCACTAGCTGTATCTATCCACATTCATTACCATATATACTCATATAAGTCCAATGTATTTATACAACACGCATATGTTGCAATGTAAATTTTAATCGAAGTTTAAtgtgaatataataaattaaaaggcAATGTTagatttcacaaatatttgggatatttaaaatatttattcactaTTATTGATACTGTAGTTGGCAGAAATAGTCAAATGCTAGGGAATGTTTCTGTAATTACAACTCTGTATAGCTCGCTCCTCTAGTCTACTCTTACTGTACTGTACTCATGACTTCATTATTTGTAGTTGAATATAACAATCTACGTAtggacatacatacgtatataaaataaaaatgtcatgaaggcccggttattgtttaaaaaatatcgagtacatagtaattttttttttgaaatttgtatgctAATAGTTAACCAAACTTTGAGTACTATTCATTGTCCTCGATGGCAACTGACGGTAGGCCATGAAGCATGAAGTCTCGGTcggaaacatttttcaagtaaCATCccttaataaaattgtttttgcgcGATTTCGAGTGATCGCGCGAGTGCGAGTTACCATCTTACTACATACCAACCGTTgtggtagcagcataaacatcccTATACATGTAGCGACAGTACCAGTTGGCCAGATGAAGAACTGCTTGTCGTGGAAGAACGCGTCGCCATTGctcgttgttgttattgtaacatcattggcattccccatacatatacggggaatgctgctgaagtgacagtccttggccgtatACGAGtagatgtacatatattcgggtcgttccggttacgtagaaccggctgtccTGGGAACGAAGCGTTTGTTCGTTCTTCTGAAGTACCGATACAAGATGCAAGGACGTTGTTTTCGTCCCATGACGCGAGTCTACGCAAGGACTATCACTTCAGCAAATCAAAATTAGACATTTTtatactgttacaacaacaatacttgttgctgttgcagttTATTTATTGGGAGGACTATAAAGGGTGATACATGGGATTCGCGGGTGGTTGAGAGCctgtatttttgtttattaacttctttttttgtgtaaatacttTAGGTCGCTATACAAAGTGTGTAATGTACTACGTTTTACTACTTTATTAACTTATTACTATCTAAGCACGGGAAATATGAAGGAGGCGGGAGTATTtgataaatacacacatacatacgtaacaAAACTTTCCAGAGTTCCCCGAAAATGATAGTACACATTTTTTCCAACGAACTTAAACATTCAGAAAAAACTGCCTAATTTTAGGGCTGCATGAGACTACTTTTATTGTTATCTTTGGCAAGTGCTTCTTCCAAGGCCATaataaattcattcaatttatctggattcatttcaaaatgtattttgcttattttgccATTCGCATCACAGCAATTGAAGTATAGTCGTACTAGTTCACGGTAATTTTGAGCGAAGCTACTATCTCCAAGTACCACACGAGCATCATAGTCGAATGACAATACCAACGGATGTTCTTGGGCATTATGCAGCTGCAACatatattttccaatttctgATTTACGCGCCTCATATACTGCTGGTACCAATCGCTGGAATTCAGGACTTAAATTACTAAATTCGTAGAGCAATTCCGCTTCCGTGGAATTTTCATTTTCGTAGTGTGACCTGTAGGCACGCGCAATTTTACGAGTCATCAACATGAAATCGTGCACATTCTGAAACCCATACTTGTGGCAATGTTTTTCCATTTGATGCTCATCACTATTGCCAAGAAGCACATCAACCGAGTAGTTCAGAATCTGGAAGGGAGCAGTAAGTTCATTGGCAACACTTCTTTACTTGTTTAGGATTTCGCTACCTCATAAAGGATTTCCTTGTTATcgatatttagtaaaaatggaCAACCTAGAAATGTGTAGCCGAGTGACATTTTCCTTTAATATTTCGCAAATAAAATCTCTGTtcttagaaataattttattagagAAATTCAGAAAACTCGTTtaattcaacaacaaaaatccgATTAGTCAGCTGGTTTTGTTTACTGTCCGAGAAAACTCTAGCCGCAATAACAAACTGTGACGGCGTTAGTGCTGATTAAATAGTGGCGACGGAATGAAATGGGACTTTGTGAACAAGCAGAATTGATAAAATCAATACAGGGCCTTTCATTttcgagtttattttttaacggcattttatttttgaagttgtttggaaatatatttttttctaatcgtAAGTAGAAAATTCGTCGTAGCCCAATTGATTGGtttgtgattaccattcggtagaGCTCGGGTTCGAAACCCagtgcaaacctccgagtgtatgtttgatatgaaaaagctcctgataaaaaccattagccgttcggaggcggcataaaactgtaggtctctctatttgtgagaaaacatcaagatgcacaccaagGAGTAAAGGAGGAGCGcagacaattatatatatatatgtatatatatatatatagatgtattGTCGCAAGCTCCCAAGATGTATATAAAAGGATTAAACATTTTCTCACTATCTTCTAGAAATAAGAATTTGGGGCCAACTGGTTGGTAGGATGAAGGCATTTGCTTGGGTTTTTCTGCTCTCGATATAAACACTATTTTAACCCCAGTCCGCATGTTGGATATGTAACCCAGCAGAACAGATGCTCTATTTGGTTCACCCCCGCTGGAGTAGACCATTACACTCGCTCTACCGTGGCAAGCTTGGTCGCAAGGCTTTGTTTTCTATTGGTATTGGGTCAACCTATGAGCGAACCCAACATGGGTAGTAGAATAGCCCGGCTCAGGCAGAGGCTTCCAAGTTTCTCCCCGATGTTGTGTAAAACTCCCGTCCGATCTTTTGAaagtacaaatattatattattggtaTGATCCTTTGATGGGATGGTTATGGATTTACCCACAGTGTTAACTCCATGTAGCCCTCTTGCATATTCTTACATAGGCTACAAATCTTTcgccaacaaatgcctccgcgtcatctgcagaatattctggccaaacaccatcagtaacgacgcactgtggagattaacgaatgaggaacccatccttaggcaaatcaaaagcagaaagtggcgatggatagggcACACGTTGAGAAAATTACCACATAGTATCACGAAAATGGCACTAGATTGGAACCAGAGCAGAGGTCGTGGTGGACCAAAAAATaattggagaaggtcgatgttgcgtaGTTGTCTAGTAGATACCGACATCTTATGGGAcggtacaaaaacaacagcacagaaccgtgtacgatggaagagtcttgccgatggcctatgctccaaAGAGTGAACAAGGGAAAAAGATTAAATTCTtggcaaaaatgaattttttaatgaccCTGAAAAGAAATTTGACACAAAAAAATGGAGGAAATTGTTCTTCATCAAATGAGAGAGAGTGTATTGAAAAAGAACGATGTCACAAGAACCTTTTAATCTTTCCATCGAGACTCAAGTTCCCACCGTGAAAagagttttacaaaaaattgctgaaaatatgCTGAAATGCGACGAGTCGAAAtcaaactatatatatatataataggcgagtacaccctttttgggtgtttgaccgagctcctcctcctatttgtggtgtgcgccttgatgttgttccacaaatggagggacctacagttttaagccgactccgaacgacagatattttttttttatttttttttcaaacaatagttgtcttgttttgttttcatgTGACCAAATGTCTTTATTCACtccattttgatttgaatttaattggttttcattaaaaactgcttttgttgcttttttttataaattttttgcttgcGAACATTGAGAGTATTTTATACAAAACCTGAATTCCTTAGAGAAATGTTTTGTCATTTCCAGTGACATGCCATAAATTAGCGAGCACAAGTAAGAGGATCTGTGATGGTctgggcaacattaaaaaataaatgcaagccCAAAATTGCTCTTGTTTCCGGTATAATGGATGCTCTGATAGATTGGGACAAACTAGCAAGTAAAGCACTCAGAcgtaattaagtccattgtactgcactcggattccttttaattttctttaaatctacttgacttccgatgaaatctgattagatcttgtggtgccaaggagccaaggtggccGCTTCTTAACATATCAGTGCCAAAAACCTCAAGCCTAATTTGAGCGAAagctgggcagacgcacagaaagcgGTCCTCTATCTCATCcacctctccacatgctgggcagagtgcattgtctgagatgcccaccttttccttGTGCTTTgctcatagaaagtggcccgtcatcagtccaactagccgtctacagtcccctctgcttagtgacaggaggaactgcgacagtcgatcggatatgacaggtaacatcagttttgtccatctgcagcctctctcattGTATAATGAACTCGACGAAAACATGATCAGAAAATTCGAGACAAGATGAGAAACTTTGTCCACTTTCAGATATGCAACGATCATGAGTAAACAATACGATCACAGTCGTACTCGATTTGTACTATCACTAACACGAAGAGATTGTAGAATCATAGTATGATTGACGTGCTAACGAGACGAGCTATTGAGCAGCGCATGCTTATAAGACAGGAATCTCGGGCAGCGAGGAATGCAGGAGATGTGGGGAGCAGAGCTCAAGGGAAACTGCAGAGCATCTCCTTTGCGGATATCCTGCGTTATTCAAAGCTCGCTTAAAATATTTGGGTGTCACCACAGCTTGACGGATTGGAAGACATCTCAGTAGTGGGTTGGAAATGCCTCCTTAAATTCGCGATAGAAGCAGGCACCATCCGGGTGGACATTTTTAAACGTTAACTAGCTAATGAACTGCATgtggtatcgctatggaccgAACCAGTCTATGCGCGACTGCAAGTCAACccggtcaacctaacctaacctaagaaaAGGGTCAGCGCGTCGAAAGAAATTCCTACTGAAACTCTTAAGAACCTCGCTTAAAATGTTCCTCGTCAATTACTGGTCGTACCTCAAAATAAGGGAAGGTCTATTAAATAATAAGCTAAGATaactatataatatttataactgTTTGCAAGTTTGTAAACATaaggtgtttatttttttatttctctatttattatttatctaatctaaaaaataaacgaacaaatttagtttttgtctttaaaattatattatactatTAATTAATTACACTTATAAACGAATTTACCATCATTTGTTGTTATAATActcgtaaaaatgcaaaaaaaaaacaatactttgAGTTTATAATcaatctgcggggccctcagaaccacacccacagatgcactaaatatcatgcttaacattttaccaatagagcagtacggtaagcaaacagctgccaaagcaactttcagactaagagaaatcggcctacttagaacgaaccaaagaggacactcctcaattttagaacaattcccctgcattcccaacacaacggatttctgtaggaccaaggacatcaatttgtataaatccttcgtcacagtatttccttccaaagaggaatgggacaACGGGCTCATCGTTAAGAtgaatgacttaaacatctacacagatggctcaaaactggataacaaagtaggtggaggggtctactccgacaaactcggagtatgccaatcatttcgcttacctgatcattgcagtgtatttcactgccataaaagaggggcttaaagaaataaaaacgagagtattatccacaaatgaagtcttcatttactcggacagtcaagcagcaataaaagcgctggaatcaaaaacgcactcgtcaaaaacagttctagaa harbors:
- the LOC129248032 gene encoding uncharacterized protein LOC129248032 — encoded protein: MSLGYTFLGCPFLLNIDNKEILYEILNYSVDVLLGNSDEHQMEKHCHKYGFQNVHDFMLMTRKIARAYRSHYENENSTEAELLYEFSNLSPEFQRLVPAVYEARKSEIGKYMLQLHNAQEHPLVLSFDYDARVVLGDSSFAQNYRELVRLYFNCCDANGKISKIHFEMNPDKLNEFIMALEEALAKDNNKSSLMQP